A genomic segment from Verrucomicrobiia bacterium encodes:
- a CDS encoding SCO family protein yields the protein MDLPLRQSGRLLWAGVALTVALVGGLLFVNLVGRAGGKPLPDYGSIGDFGLTNQDGQAVSLATLRGHVWVADIIFTRCPGPCLKMSQQMAQLQESLPAASQARLVTLTTDPDFDTPPILKIYANRFGANPERWIFLTGTKKQIGNLAIDSLKLTALPKTAQERQSPDDLFVHSTIFVLVDKAARLRGIYETAGESVDSRQVITQLLEGVKRLEREG from the coding sequence ATGGACCTTCCACTTCGTCAATCTGGCCGCCTGCTCTGGGCAGGGGTCGCCTTAACCGTAGCGCTCGTTGGGGGGTTACTTTTTGTGAACCTCGTGGGGCGGGCAGGGGGCAAACCGCTGCCCGACTATGGCTCGATAGGGGATTTCGGGCTCACAAACCAGGATGGCCAGGCGGTGTCGCTGGCGACGCTGCGGGGACACGTGTGGGTGGCTGACATTATATTCACGCGTTGTCCTGGACCGTGTTTAAAGATGAGCCAGCAAATGGCCCAATTGCAAGAGAGCCTGCCGGCGGCCAGCCAGGCCAGGTTGGTGACGCTGACCACCGACCCGGATTTCGACACGCCGCCCATTCTAAAGATCTACGCCAACCGGTTTGGCGCCAACCCGGAGCGCTGGATATTTTTGACCGGAACCAAGAAGCAAATCGGGAATCTGGCAATCGATTCGCTGAAACTGACCGCTCTTCCTAAAACGGCACAGGAGCGCCAATCCCCGGATGACCTCTTTGTCCACAGCACAATTTTTGTTTTGGTGGATAAGGCCGCGCGGTTGCGTGGCATCTACGAAACCGCCGGCGAATCCGTGGACTCACGACAAGTCATTACCCAACTGCTCGAAGGGGTCAAACGACTGGAGCGCGAAGGATGA
- a CDS encoding urease accessory UreF family protein — protein sequence MPARFLIFFFQLLLLAFQFLPVHGKTDTRPGGGEPKARGDMVSETQLALSDAAEWLGDWHPLAEQLGSADGLLALGSVSASLRLSPVRDLRSLRAFLRQYQRQLLFPVELPSIQAAHGHTARKELRELVALDRQLCEEPRLRDFAGASRRVGSSQLQKLRPLRDQRMVQRYLQAVSTGAAQGWHTLVYGLTLEVYSLPLRQGLLGYAHQTTRGFLYSASRSLGLSERQCRALFDELGAELPQAIEDLLRQPIAA from the coding sequence ATGCCCGCAAGATTTTTAATTTTCTTTTTTCAACTTTTACTGCTGGCATTCCAGTTCCTGCCGGTACACGGTAAAACTGACACGCGCCCGGGCGGCGGAGAGCCGAAGGCGCGTGGTGATATGGTGAGCGAGACACAACTGGCGCTGAGCGACGCGGCCGAATGGCTGGGGGATTGGCATCCCTTGGCGGAACAGCTCGGTTCGGCCGATGGCTTGCTCGCGCTTGGCTCGGTTTCCGCCTCCCTGCGGTTGTCTCCCGTCCGCGACTTGCGTTCTCTGCGCGCCTTTCTGCGCCAGTACCAACGCCAACTTCTATTTCCCGTCGAGCTGCCCTCGATTCAGGCGGCACACGGGCATACGGCGCGCAAAGAGTTGCGCGAACTGGTGGCGCTGGACCGCCAACTGTGTGAGGAACCCAGGCTGCGCGATTTCGCCGGGGCCAGCCGCCGGGTAGGCAGCAGCCAGTTGCAAAAGCTGCGTCCGTTGCGTGACCAGCGGATGGTGCAGCGCTATCTGCAGGCGGTGTCCACCGGGGCGGCCCAGGGCTGGCACACGCTGGTTTATGGGCTGACGCTCGAAGTCTATTCGCTGCCTCTGAGACAGGGACTCTTGGGCTATGCTCACCAGACTACCCGCGGGTTTCTCTACTCCGCGTCCCGGTCGTTGGGCCTCTCCGAGCGCCAATGCCGCGCCCTTTTTGATGAACTGGGCGCCGAGCTGCCTCAGGCAATCGAAGACCTCTTGCGCCAGCCCATCGCGGCATAA